Genomic window (Oryza sativa Japonica Group chromosome 3, ASM3414082v1):
GAGCTCGATGAACCGCTGGTTGATCTTCTCCCGGCGCTTGCGCTCCGCGATGATGTGCTCCTGCGCgtacggcgccgccgacgaggagccggagccaccgccgccgttgccttTGGAGGAGGCTCTCCGTGTCTGTgcagatggcgatggcgacacggcggccggcaggtatcgaacgccgccgccgccgtagcgcgctctcgtcgtcgtcggcgggtTCGACGGCGTGGCCTGATCGTTGCACGGCTGCGTCATGGCCGACGAGAAGTTCCAGCTCACGGGccagaggccgccgccgccgccgccgcccccgccgccagcGGCGCACCTGACCGAATTTGGCGACGTCGACCATCCGTCGTGCTCCatgaccgcgccgccgccgccaccggacaCGCTGTCCGTGTCGCCCGAGCTCCAGCTGTTGGAGGCTCGGTGGCCTTCGTGCGCCGTTGGCTCCGGCGGGGCCATGCCGTTCTGCGACACCGACGACTCGCGGAGCGCTTGGAGCGACGGAAAAGTCGCGTTGTCGCCGGCGTACCCGCcgccggcaggcggcggcgtcgccggcagcGGGTGCAGGTGCTGCAGCGTCTCCATGGCCCACTCCATGAACAGGCTC
Coding sequences:
- the LOC4333691 gene encoding transcription factor NAI1; the protein is MEDSSLFMEWAMETLQHLHPLPATPPPAGGGYAGDNATFPSLQALRESSVSQNGMAPPEPTAHEGHRASNSWSSGDTDSVSGGGGGAVMEHDGWSTSPNSVRCAAGGGGGGGGGGLWPVSWNFSSAMTQPCNDQATPSNPPTTTRARYGGGGVRYLPAAVSPSPSAQTRRASSKGNGGGGSGSSSAAPYAQEHIIAERKRREKINQRFIELSTVIPGLKKMDKATILSDAVRYVKEMQEKLSELEQHQNGGVESAILLKKPCIATSSSDGGCPAASSAVAGSSSSGTARSSLPEIEAKISHGNVMVRIHGENNGKGSLVRLLAAVEGLHLGITHTNVMPFSACTAIITIMAKVEDGVSVTAEDIVGKLNTVLQQNSRNSARETKS